Proteins from one Listeria weihenstephanensis genomic window:
- a CDS encoding N(5)-(carboxyethyl)ornithine synthase translates to MLEMKKKTMGFVNSHKENEKRIALLPEHIATITNKDQLFFEKGYGDTLGIPDAEYTALGCTIQSREEVLRQDIICEPKIGDSDFLSHLKKGQTIFGWVHAEQNKDIVEKLAQSEVKAYAWENMDYMNRHCFWVNNELAGEGAIMHAYQLIGEMPYNTKVAILGRGNVSHGAQKILQNLGAEVHIYNRNQEELFKKELPGYDVIINAILWDLARTDHIMYREDLQRMKKNAIIIDVSCDRGGAIETTIPTTIDNPTYVVDGVLHYAVDHTPSLLFRTASHSISKEIAKYIDDLIESKANATLEASVVVVMNPIYK, encoded by the coding sequence ATGTTAGAAATGAAGAAAAAGACGATGGGTTTTGTGAATAGTCATAAGGAAAATGAAAAGAGAATTGCTTTACTTCCGGAACACATAGCAACAATTACAAACAAGGATCAGCTTTTTTTTGAAAAAGGATATGGCGATACACTTGGCATACCAGATGCGGAATATACGGCGCTAGGTTGTACGATCCAATCGAGAGAAGAGGTATTGCGTCAAGATATCATCTGCGAACCGAAGATTGGCGATTCTGACTTCTTGAGCCATTTGAAAAAAGGACAAACGATATTTGGCTGGGTTCACGCCGAGCAGAATAAAGATATCGTGGAGAAGTTAGCCCAATCGGAAGTAAAAGCCTACGCGTGGGAAAATATGGACTACATGAATCGCCATTGTTTCTGGGTGAATAACGAATTGGCCGGAGAAGGTGCGATTATGCATGCGTACCAGCTGATTGGCGAAATGCCTTACAACACAAAAGTAGCAATATTGGGACGCGGTAACGTATCGCACGGTGCACAAAAAATATTACAGAATCTTGGTGCGGAGGTTCATATTTATAATCGGAATCAAGAAGAACTTTTCAAAAAAGAATTGCCGGGCTATGATGTGATTATAAATGCGATTCTTTGGGATTTGGCGCGGACGGATCATATTATGTATCGAGAAGATTTGCAGCGGATGAAGAAAAATGCGATCATTATTGATGTGAGTTGTGATCGTGGTGGTGCGATTGAGACGACGATTCCAACGACGATTGATAATCCAACCTATGTTGTCGACGGTGTTCTCCATTATGCGGTGGATCATACGCCGAGCCTGCTTTTTCGAACGGCATCGCACTCCATCTCGAAGGAAATTGCGAAATATATTGATGATTTAATTGAAAGTAAAGCTAATGCGACGCTTGAAGCCAGTGTTGTTGTGGTTATGAATCCTATTTATAAATAA
- a CDS encoding metallophosphoesterase, which produces MKKWKSGFICLLVAVILVQIGVTYAPFQNVVKAEDVAGDTLVAKESDWKYWDQGTYPGETWKDAAFDDKAWKSGKGALGYNPKNAEIKINTTISYGADADKKYPVYFFRKTFDVKDAAKYLRTNLALKADDSAVVYVNGKEVKRVRLVDGMINFADYSGQQSADAVEYEGIKLGAVPLKEGANTIAVAVFQQKGSSSDVTFDAELTGFVTPDVVVPDENYTPSKIAVTFFGNTQTQKGFTWHTKSDAGSDLQYVKVAGATPNFTGAQTVTGKSEANDAAIGGYSHQVAAKYLDSGSAYWYRVGDKTRDKWSEPAKFMTQKRDTKAFDFLYVTDSQGSSEEEYSWTDATLNKGFSMYPKSEFILQTGDLVNTSSSPAEWGWLFGTSQNLLSNTTIAAATGNHDAFNNSFRQHFYYDHPANANNLNKGVYYSFDYGPAHFMMLNTNDQDSRALDPTQLAWLKEDAKKARADGAKWLVVAFHKGIYTVASHMTDTEIVTLRDQLAPVFDELGIDVVLQGHDHSYFRSQQMDGKTPIATDTIGKEQEDGVSLDVDPGGQSYYVINTSGYKFYQPQSESKMAASGVYPAKYAQPMLQMFAGVSFTEDRFTYKAYTYDAKAASTARATADANLFDSYGILKTDRAKAVTSEIEALPSKVALADEAVILAAKASFDNLDGTLQKYVTNSAVLTAKLADLDKLKEEMTPPETPDPETPTDPVPPVTPEVPTQPETPTTPETPVAPEVPANPDTQTTPDAVQPLPDQDGATTPETLVTSAETPSSEDNDDNLPTTGDTDTMWALVVLGISFLIFGTALLWRRKYKL; this is translated from the coding sequence GTGAAAAAGTGGAAATCAGGGTTTATTTGTTTGTTGGTAGCGGTTATTTTAGTTCAGATAGGGGTTACATATGCACCGTTTCAAAATGTGGTAAAAGCAGAGGATGTGGCGGGAGATACGCTCGTCGCCAAGGAATCGGATTGGAAGTATTGGGACCAAGGAACGTATCCTGGTGAGACTTGGAAAGACGCGGCGTTTGACGATAAGGCATGGAAGTCTGGAAAAGGGGCGCTTGGTTATAATCCGAAAAATGCGGAGATCAAAATAAATACAACGATTTCTTACGGCGCAGACGCGGATAAGAAGTATCCGGTTTACTTTTTTCGGAAAACCTTTGATGTGAAGGATGCGGCTAAATATTTGCGGACGAACTTGGCGCTTAAAGCGGATGACAGCGCGGTTGTTTATGTGAATGGGAAAGAAGTGAAGCGTGTGCGACTCGTGGATGGGATGATTAATTTCGCGGATTACTCGGGGCAACAGAGCGCGGACGCTGTCGAATACGAGGGCATAAAACTTGGCGCGGTACCGCTTAAGGAAGGCGCCAACACGATTGCTGTAGCGGTTTTTCAGCAGAAGGGATCGAGTTCGGACGTGACGTTTGATGCGGAATTGACGGGATTCGTGACGCCAGACGTGGTTGTGCCGGATGAGAATTATACGCCGTCAAAGATCGCGGTGACGTTCTTTGGTAATACGCAAACGCAAAAAGGCTTCACGTGGCATACGAAGTCGGATGCGGGATCGGATTTGCAATATGTGAAAGTGGCGGGCGCAACGCCAAACTTTACTGGTGCACAGACGGTAACGGGGAAAAGTGAGGCGAATGACGCTGCGATAGGCGGATACTCGCATCAGGTCGCAGCGAAATACTTGGATTCGGGGAGCGCGTATTGGTACCGTGTTGGTGATAAGACGCGGGATAAATGGAGTGAGCCAGCTAAGTTTATGACGCAAAAACGTGATACGAAAGCTTTTGATTTTCTGTATGTGACGGATTCGCAAGGAAGTAGTGAGGAAGAATATAGCTGGACGGACGCGACGCTGAACAAAGGTTTTTCGATGTATCCAAAGTCGGAGTTCATTTTGCAGACGGGTGATTTGGTGAACACGTCTTCTAGTCCCGCGGAATGGGGCTGGCTGTTTGGGACTTCGCAGAATCTGCTTAGCAACACGACGATAGCGGCTGCGACAGGGAACCATGATGCGTTCAACAATTCGTTCCGCCAACATTTTTACTATGACCATCCAGCGAACGCGAACAATTTGAATAAAGGCGTTTACTACTCGTTTGATTATGGCCCCGCGCATTTCATGATGTTGAATACGAACGATCAGGATTCGCGAGCACTTGATCCGACGCAACTTGCATGGCTAAAAGAAGATGCTAAAAAAGCGCGTGCGGACGGTGCGAAATGGTTAGTTGTCGCGTTCCATAAAGGGATTTATACGGTGGCAAGTCATATGACCGATACGGAAATCGTGACGCTGCGTGATCAATTAGCGCCAGTTTTCGATGAGTTGGGGATTGATGTCGTTTTGCAAGGACACGATCATAGCTATTTCCGTTCGCAGCAAATGGATGGTAAAACGCCGATTGCGACGGACACGATTGGAAAAGAGCAGGAAGACGGTGTTTCGCTCGATGTTGATCCAGGTGGACAAAGTTATTACGTGATAAATACGAGTGGTTACAAGTTTTATCAGCCACAATCGGAAAGTAAGATGGCCGCTTCAGGCGTGTATCCTGCCAAATACGCCCAACCGATGTTGCAAATGTTTGCAGGTGTAAGTTTTACGGAGGATCGTTTCACGTATAAAGCCTATACGTATGACGCCAAAGCCGCGAGTACAGCAAGGGCAACGGCGGACGCGAATCTTTTTGACTCGTATGGCATTTTGAAAACGGACCGGGCCAAAGCAGTTACATCTGAAATTGAAGCCCTACCAAGCAAAGTGGCGCTCGCGGATGAGGCGGTCATTTTAGCGGCGAAGGCATCTTTTGATAACCTGGATGGGACGTTGCAAAAATACGTGACGAATTCGGCGGTATTAACTGCGAAATTGGCTGATTTGGATAAACTGAAAGAGGAAATGACACCGCCAGAAACACCAGATCCAGAAACGCCGACAGATCCAGTGCCACCAGTAACTCCAGAGGTACCAACGCAGCCTGAAACACCGACAACGCCAGAAACGCCAGTCGCGCCTGAAGTTCCGGCAAATCCAGATACACAAACGACGCCAGACGCGGTTCAGCCACTTCCGGATCAAGATGGTGCAACAACGCCAGAAACGTTGGTAACTAGCGCGGAAACACCGTCTTCGGAGGATAACGATGACAATTTACCAACAACAGGAGATACAGATACGATGTGGGCGCTCGTTGTTTTAGGTATCAGCTTCTTGATATTTGGAACCGCACTTTTATGGCGCAGAAAATATAAATTATAA
- a CDS encoding M20/M25/M40 family metallo-hydrolase, producing the protein MVNSKRLVDTFIELVQIDSETGHEGKFQAYLKERFQALGLEVIEDNSMTETGFGANNLLCRLPATTDADAMFFSCHMDTVTPGVGIKPQIKDDIIYSDGSTILGADDKAGIAAMIETIQLIAENNTPHGTLEFVISIGEESGLIGIKAFDMSLLEADYGFVLDTGGPVGSITIGTSTKARLEIVIDGIAAHAGVEPEKGVSALAIAVSAMSQMKLGRIDSETTANIGTIEGGTATNVVMEQVRLVAEVRSIQMESYEKQIQHMKDLFEKATTEMGGAITINVEKSYSGFHFDAETKVVKIATEAMENLGMEAKHEISGGGSDANVLNEHGKETTNLSIGYEKIHTIHEYIPIRELEKAAALAYEIIKQVATK; encoded by the coding sequence ATGGTCAATAGCAAGCGATTAGTGGACACATTTATAGAATTAGTACAGATCGATTCGGAAACAGGGCACGAAGGGAAATTTCAAGCGTACTTAAAAGAACGATTTCAGGCGCTAGGTTTGGAAGTAATAGAGGATAATTCGATGACAGAAACAGGTTTTGGCGCCAATAATTTACTATGCCGCTTACCTGCAACGACGGATGCAGATGCGATGTTCTTTTCTTGCCACATGGATACGGTTACTCCAGGTGTCGGGATAAAGCCGCAGATTAAAGATGATATCATTTATTCAGATGGGAGCACGATTTTGGGCGCGGATGATAAAGCTGGCATCGCGGCAATGATCGAAACGATTCAACTGATTGCGGAAAATAACACGCCGCACGGGACGCTGGAATTCGTGATTTCAATTGGAGAAGAAAGCGGCCTTATCGGAATTAAAGCGTTTGACATGAGCCTGCTCGAAGCGGATTATGGTTTTGTTTTAGATACAGGCGGTCCAGTCGGCAGCATTACAATAGGCACATCGACCAAAGCGAGGCTTGAAATTGTCATTGACGGGATTGCGGCACACGCAGGAGTTGAGCCTGAAAAAGGTGTTTCGGCACTCGCTATCGCAGTTTCCGCTATGTCCCAAATGAAACTAGGACGCATTGATTCCGAAACAACGGCGAATATTGGTACCATCGAAGGCGGAACGGCGACTAATGTTGTGATGGAGCAGGTACGCCTCGTTGCAGAAGTTCGCTCGATCCAGATGGAATCCTACGAGAAACAAATACAGCATATGAAAGATTTATTCGAAAAGGCAACGACAGAAATGGGCGGAGCTATTACAATAAACGTTGAAAAAAGCTACAGCGGGTTCCACTTTGATGCCGAAACAAAGGTTGTCAAAATCGCCACAGAAGCAATGGAAAACCTAGGCATGGAAGCGAAACATGAAATCAGTGGTGGCGGTAGCGATGCTAATGTTTTAAACGAACACGGAAAAGAAACGACCAACTTATCGATCGGCTATGAAAAAATTCACACCATTCACGAATATATTCCAATTCGCGAATTAGAAAAGGCGGCAGCGTTAGCGTACGAAATTATAAAGCAGGTAGCAACGAAGTAA
- a CDS encoding YitT family protein: protein MKHIIKQFFLVAISIGLIGASINLFLAPHHVAAGGVSGIGILVEQAFGINIAITVLVLNVVMLILAFIFLGRAVFIRSFLGSLLLPLSLAVIPEVMLAQDRLLSVIFGSMIFAIGVAILYRIEASSGGTTIPPLIFKKYFNLNTSLGLFLVDSIIVIFNIFVFGVEEFLFAILSLILVALIMNFLETGLKKRKAVMIMSEKKMEDIKAGLLEEVGRGVTVFSVSGGYTGSDKTMLMVILESREYPAVLKMINSYDKHSFVIAYTVSEVHGLGFSYHTIE from the coding sequence ATGAAACATATCATAAAACAATTTTTCCTAGTAGCGATTTCTATCGGGCTTATTGGTGCCAGTATCAACCTATTTCTAGCGCCACATCATGTTGCAGCAGGTGGCGTAAGTGGTATCGGAATCCTAGTGGAGCAAGCATTTGGCATTAATATTGCGATAACAGTACTAGTTTTGAACGTAGTCATGCTTATTTTAGCATTCATTTTTCTAGGCAGGGCCGTATTTATTAGATCTTTCCTAGGAAGTTTACTATTACCATTGTCGCTCGCAGTAATCCCAGAAGTCATGTTGGCACAAGATCGCTTACTTTCGGTCATATTCGGCAGCATGATTTTTGCAATTGGAGTCGCGATTCTCTATCGTATTGAGGCTTCTAGCGGCGGGACGACGATACCGCCACTTATTTTTAAAAAATATTTCAATTTGAACACATCGCTAGGCTTATTTTTAGTCGATTCGATTATCGTTATTTTCAATATTTTCGTATTCGGAGTAGAAGAATTTTTATTCGCGATTCTCTCATTGATTTTAGTTGCACTAATTATGAATTTCTTGGAGACAGGCCTCAAAAAACGTAAAGCCGTAATGATTATGAGCGAGAAAAAAATGGAAGACATCAAAGCTGGTTTGCTCGAAGAAGTCGGGCGTGGCGTCACAGTTTTCTCTGTATCAGGGGGATACACGGGGAGCGATAAAACAATGCTGATGGTCATTCTTGAAAGTCGGGAATATCCAGCGGTTCTCAAAATGATTAACTCCTACGACAAACATTCCTTTGTCATCGCCTATACGGTGTCTGAAGTACACGGCCTCGGTTTCAGTTATCATACAATTGAATAA
- a CDS encoding glutamate decarboxylase → MALLGGNKKDSKHDEIRLFYGEGLSEQPLPRYEIPADTMPAGAAYDFIMDELRDEGSARQNLATFVQTWMEPEAQQLIMNTLDKNAVDKSEYPQTAEIEERCVNIIANLWNADERDEFIGTSTVGSSEACMLGGMAALFRWKKQARELGLDMSKRPNMIISSAYQVVWEKFGVYWDVELREVPVTKECLALDPDKAIDLIDDYTICVVGIMGLTYTGRYDDIKALDEAITTYNETSKVKVYIHVDAASGGLYTPFMEPNLEWDFRLDNVKSINTSGHKYGLVYPGVGWVVWKDKEWLPKELIFNVSYLGGDMPTMAINFSRPASLIVAQYYLFLRLGFEGFRQVHSRTQKAALYITKELEKLGMFEIVNGAEQLPVVAWTLKEDADVKWDLYDLSDFLRMRGWQVPAYPMPADLEEMVVLRVVIKGDFSYDSALLFVRDLKATIEKLEKSHILPSADKHPKKTHGFTH, encoded by the coding sequence ATGGCGTTACTTGGAGGAAATAAAAAAGACTCGAAGCACGATGAAATACGGTTATTTTATGGGGAAGGGCTATCCGAACAACCACTACCGCGCTATGAAATTCCAGCAGATACAATGCCAGCAGGTGCTGCGTACGATTTTATCATGGATGAATTGCGCGATGAGGGAAGCGCTCGCCAGAACTTAGCGACATTTGTACAGACGTGGATGGAGCCAGAAGCGCAGCAACTAATCATGAACACGCTTGATAAAAATGCGGTCGACAAATCAGAATACCCACAAACAGCAGAAATTGAAGAGCGTTGCGTCAACATTATCGCAAACCTGTGGAATGCAGATGAACGAGATGAGTTCATTGGTACGTCGACGGTTGGCTCATCCGAAGCCTGCATGCTCGGCGGAATGGCAGCACTTTTTCGCTGGAAAAAACAAGCGCGCGAACTCGGCCTCGACATGAGTAAACGTCCAAACATGATCATTTCCTCCGCATACCAAGTCGTTTGGGAGAAATTTGGCGTCTACTGGGATGTTGAATTGCGCGAAGTCCCGGTTACAAAAGAATGCCTCGCGCTTGATCCAGATAAAGCGATCGACCTCATCGATGACTACACCATTTGCGTCGTCGGCATCATGGGATTAACCTACACAGGCCGTTACGATGACATCAAAGCTCTGGACGAGGCGATCACGACCTATAACGAAACAAGTAAGGTGAAAGTGTATATTCACGTGGATGCAGCGTCAGGAGGCTTATACACCCCATTCATGGAACCCAATTTAGAATGGGATTTCCGCCTCGATAACGTCAAATCCATCAATACATCCGGGCACAAATATGGTCTGGTATACCCTGGCGTCGGTTGGGTCGTGTGGAAAGACAAAGAATGGCTACCAAAAGAACTTATTTTCAACGTCAGCTATCTAGGCGGCGACATGCCAACCATGGCTATCAATTTTTCACGTCCCGCGAGCCTTATCGTTGCCCAATATTACTTATTCCTGCGACTCGGTTTCGAAGGCTTCCGCCAAGTCCATTCCCGCACGCAAAAAGCCGCCCTATACATCACAAAAGAACTCGAAAAACTAGGCATGTTCGAAATTGTGAACGGAGCGGAGCAATTACCAGTTGTCGCATGGACTTTAAAAGAAGACGCAGATGTGAAATGGGATCTCTATGACTTGTCTGATTTCTTGCGGATGCGCGGCTGGCAAGTTCCGGCGTATCCAATGCCCGCAGATCTAGAAGAAATGGTTGTTTTACGCGTCGTTATCAAAGGCGATTTCAGCTACGATTCCGCGCTACTATTCGTTCGCGATCTAAAAGCAACGATCGAAAAACTAGAGAAATCACATATCCTACCGAGTGCGGACAAGCATCCGAAAAAAACACACGGCTTTACCCACTAA
- a CDS encoding putative heavy metal-binding protein codes for MISTTTPSVDGKQIVEYKQIVFGEVITGVNFMKDIGAGLRNFFGGRSEGYEQELVAAREEAIREMEERAAKLGANAVVGVDIDYEVLGADNGMLMVTASGTAVVVA; via the coding sequence ATGATTTCAACAACAACGCCGAGTGTAGATGGCAAGCAGATTGTGGAATATAAGCAGATCGTTTTTGGAGAGGTAATTACTGGGGTTAACTTTATGAAGGATATTGGCGCAGGATTGCGTAATTTCTTCGGTGGACGCTCGGAGGGTTATGAGCAAGAACTAGTAGCGGCTCGTGAGGAAGCGATTCGCGAAATGGAAGAGCGTGCGGCGAAACTGGGCGCGAATGCCGTAGTTGGCGTGGACATCGATTATGAGGTACTTGGTGCTGATAATGGGATGTTGATGGTGACGGCTTCTGGGACTGCGGTTGTCGTAGCGTAA
- a CDS encoding L-lactate dehydrogenase, which produces MKDHQKIILVGDGAVGSSYAFACVNLNIGQEFGIIDIDKDRTIGDAMDLSHAVPFSAPKKIYSANYSDCHDADIVVVTAGTAQKPGETRLDLVSRNIRIMKSIVDEVMASGFDGIFLVASNPVDILTYATWKFSGLPKERVIGSGTSLDTARFRMSIADFLKVDARNVHGYILGEHGDTEFPAWSHTTVGGLPITEWIDDSEQGAMDTIFVSVRDAAYEIINKKGATFYGIAAALARITKAILNNENAILPLSVYMDGHYGLNDVYIGAPAVVNRKGVRHVVEMKLNDQEKEQMANSSATLKKVLDDAMKDY; this is translated from the coding sequence ATGAAAGATCATCAAAAAATCATTTTAGTCGGGGATGGAGCTGTCGGTTCTAGTTACGCCTTTGCTTGTGTGAATTTAAACATTGGGCAAGAATTCGGGATTATTGATATAGATAAGGATAGAACGATTGGGGACGCGATGGATTTAAGTCACGCGGTACCTTTTTCAGCGCCTAAGAAAATTTACTCAGCGAATTATAGTGATTGTCACGATGCGGATATCGTTGTTGTTACAGCTGGTACGGCGCAAAAACCTGGTGAAACTAGACTGGATCTTGTGAGCCGTAATATACGTATTATGAAATCGATTGTGGACGAAGTTATGGCGAGCGGATTTGACGGTATTTTCTTGGTAGCGTCGAACCCAGTGGATATTCTTACTTATGCGACTTGGAAATTCTCTGGTCTTCCAAAAGAGCGCGTGATTGGTTCTGGTACGAGTCTTGATACGGCGCGTTTCCGGATGTCGATTGCGGATTTCTTGAAAGTCGATGCGCGTAATGTCCATGGCTATATTTTGGGTGAGCATGGCGATACGGAATTCCCGGCTTGGAGCCACACAACGGTTGGTGGTCTGCCAATTACGGAATGGATCGATGATAGTGAGCAAGGCGCGATGGATACGATTTTCGTGAGTGTTCGTGACGCGGCTTATGAAATCATCAACAAAAAAGGCGCAACGTTCTACGGGATTGCAGCAGCACTTGCCCGGATTACAAAAGCGATTCTGAATAACGAAAACGCGATTTTACCATTGTCTGTATATATGGATGGACATTACGGCTTGAACGACGTGTACATTGGTGCGCCAGCTGTCGTGAACCGCAAAGGTGTTCGCCACGTTGTTGAGATGAAGTTGAATGATCAAGAAAAAGAACAAATGGCAAACTCCTCGGCTACTTTGAAAAAAGTGCTGGATGATGCGATGAAAGATTATTAA
- a CDS encoding 50S ribosomal protein L25/general stress protein Ctc, which produces MATTLEVQKRETKPHSNITAIRNAGRIPGVIYGYKAENVPVSVDALTFIKAVRDNGRNSVFSVTIDGAKLNVLLHDYQTDALKGDIEHIDLLAVDMSEEVEATVNISLVGESKGVKLSGVLQQVLYDLTVATTPDKLPEVVEVDITNLDIGDAITVADLAKNADYTVITDGEEVIATVSAPRSADEPETTSSAVTEPEAIHGSEGNADK; this is translated from the coding sequence ATGGCAACAACATTAGAAGTCCAAAAAAGAGAAACAAAACCGCATTCGAACATAACAGCTATCCGTAATGCAGGTAGAATTCCAGGTGTTATATATGGTTACAAAGCAGAAAACGTTCCAGTATCCGTTGACGCTTTAACGTTCATTAAAGCAGTTCGAGATAATGGCCGTAATTCCGTATTTTCAGTAACAATCGACGGAGCGAAATTAAACGTATTACTACATGATTACCAAACAGATGCATTAAAAGGTGACATTGAGCATATCGATTTACTTGCGGTAGATATGTCCGAAGAAGTTGAAGCGACTGTAAATATCAGCTTGGTAGGCGAGTCCAAAGGCGTTAAGCTTAGTGGAGTCTTGCAACAAGTATTATACGATCTAACTGTTGCTACAACACCAGACAAATTACCAGAAGTAGTAGAAGTAGATATTACAAACCTTGACATTGGCGATGCAATCACAGTAGCAGACCTAGCTAAAAACGCTGACTACACAGTGATTACTGATGGCGAAGAAGTTATCGCGACAGTTTCAGCACCACGTTCTGCTGATGAGCCAGAAACAACAAGCAGTGCAGTGACAGAACCAGAAGCAATCCACGGTTCAGAAGGCAATGCAGATAAATAA
- a CDS encoding right-handed parallel beta-helix repeat-containing protein, with translation MKNKILLLLGFAMVLIGGLFLQSNQAKAAVLNLKPGATPEIRIYNTQVLQNAINQSKTAITIPKGNFEVTGSIILKSNVTILGVSTNPADSKITLNNGPMTTETGKGITTVNNLNLRNFTLQYNPTMPKYDFTKHNTNVYQNNLLEIGSVPKAESTANYHATYKKITKSNITVQNMILNANQVGSSVLSVAKATNVKIANNQILNSGLQGGITASYTDGLQIDGNTVKNSGRSGISLYQGNGSAKSPIYIRNNKVIDWMERYGGYHYNAAKANKVAPDMMLDGGIDSYGPANNYVSVTGNNVSLQNNNNKRNTDNQKIEQKWGVKNAQYVGYTGIRGSGIAHATYQNNIVTINSPDAISFMTFNLRLRNTYTAPKYILVENNKFTSQKISFPIRIFGGASENTLASGITIRKNTFTINGDIPTYYKTLIDVREKTETIGGKLTYFGTSLLTVTGNKINSKNVKQLVAGTPIRKLPVVNTLYLGQNTLNTKPFQNIGGYLDSVIQLPSYKKGVITGGVMWSFTDQSTKTIQLKDSAGKALTKPITLKKGALANFTLKPTYSAKPKLLWITSKIGKTAVTKKVPLYLF, from the coding sequence ATGAAAAATAAGATTCTACTGCTTCTGGGCTTTGCGATGGTCTTAATCGGGGGACTATTCCTTCAAAGCAATCAAGCAAAAGCAGCCGTATTAAATCTAAAACCCGGAGCCACACCAGAAATCAGAATATACAATACACAAGTGCTCCAAAATGCAATCAACCAATCCAAAACAGCCATTACGATCCCAAAAGGGAATTTTGAAGTGACAGGAAGTATTATCTTGAAATCAAACGTGACAATACTCGGAGTAAGCACGAACCCTGCCGACTCCAAAATCACGCTGAACAATGGGCCGATGACAACAGAAACAGGCAAAGGCATAACCACGGTGAACAACCTGAATCTGCGAAACTTCACGCTACAGTACAATCCAACGATGCCCAAATACGATTTCACGAAACACAATACAAACGTGTACCAAAACAATCTACTCGAAATCGGCTCCGTTCCAAAAGCAGAATCGACCGCAAACTATCACGCCACATACAAAAAAATAACAAAAAGCAATATCACGGTCCAAAACATGATTTTAAACGCCAATCAAGTAGGATCATCCGTATTAAGCGTAGCAAAGGCGACAAACGTGAAAATTGCCAATAATCAAATACTTAATTCAGGACTACAAGGTGGAATTACCGCAAGCTACACAGATGGATTACAAATTGACGGAAATACCGTGAAGAACTCAGGTCGCTCCGGAATCAGCCTGTACCAAGGAAACGGCTCAGCCAAGTCACCAATTTATATTCGCAACAACAAAGTTATCGATTGGATGGAACGCTACGGCGGCTATCATTATAACGCGGCCAAGGCGAACAAAGTCGCACCCGACATGATGCTTGACGGCGGAATTGACAGCTACGGCCCAGCCAACAATTACGTCTCCGTCACCGGAAATAACGTATCCCTTCAAAATAACAACAATAAACGCAACACCGACAATCAAAAAATCGAACAGAAGTGGGGCGTGAAAAACGCACAGTACGTTGGTTATACCGGCATAAGAGGCAGCGGAATTGCACACGCCACCTATCAAAACAACATCGTAACCATAAACAGTCCAGACGCCATATCCTTCATGACCTTCAACCTGCGACTCCGCAACACATATACAGCACCCAAATACATTTTAGTTGAAAATAACAAATTCACCTCACAAAAAATAAGTTTTCCAATCCGAATTTTCGGAGGTGCGAGCGAAAACACATTAGCATCCGGAATCACGATTCGCAAAAACACCTTCACAATCAATGGCGACATCCCAACCTACTACAAAACCTTGATTGACGTCCGCGAAAAAACCGAAACGATCGGCGGCAAACTGACCTATTTCGGCACATCACTCCTAACCGTCACAGGCAACAAAATCAACAGTAAAAACGTGAAGCAGTTGGTCGCAGGAACCCCAATCCGGAAACTACCAGTGGTGAACACATTATACCTTGGCCAAAACACACTAAACACAAAGCCGTTTCAAAATATCGGAGGCTACCTCGACAGCGTCATCCAATTGCCAAGCTATAAAAAAGGAGTAATCACAGGCGGCGTTATGTGGTCCTTCACAGATCAATCGACCAAGACGATACAATTGAAAGACAGCGCTGGAAAAGCACTGACGAAACCCATCACGCTCAAAAAAGGAGCCCTTGCTAACTTCACACTAAAACCAACCTACAGCGCCAAACCGAAGTTACTTTGGATCACGAGCAAGATCGGGAAGACGGCAGTGACGAAGAAAGTACCGTTGTATTTGTTTTAA
- a CDS encoding CxxH/CxxC protein, which translates to MKKPIYSCEEHIDEALDDWVYGVETFPELELVDNSENLWITCGYCENKAIYMVGNECSDTKYRN; encoded by the coding sequence TTGAAAAAACCGATTTATAGTTGTGAAGAACATATCGATGAAGCGCTAGATGACTGGGTTTATGGGGTTGAAACCTTTCCAGAATTAGAGCTAGTGGATAACTCTGAAAATCTGTGGATAACCTGTGGATACTGTGAAAATAAAGCGATATATATGGTAGGGAACGAATGTTCAGACACAAAATATAGAAACTGA